One genomic window of Streptomyces sp. NBC_01498 includes the following:
- a CDS encoding carbamoyltransferase N-terminal domain-containing protein, which translates to MLICGIKASHDGGVAVIEDGRLLFSYEIEKLNNGERYSSLGDLERVTEILAMEGLSPADVDQFVVDGWYTKDAAGDTAVKVNAGGLPVQLRVAPYLESPGDDGPLQRHTFSGHGFDSYSGYTHVANHLIGTYCSSPFAARGEDAFVVVWDGLITPRLYHVRAATREVTFVEALLPILGGSFAAFCSRFEPYLLKTDDVTSDTYIRQHLSVAGKAMAYAAKGRVETGAFAVLDDLMAEFRDISFDKVGVLGDKVAANRDELMPGLSNADLIATYQAYIGHHLLARLTTAVRGHSPDGGHNLVLGGGCALNIKWNTGIRAAGVFQEVFVPPFPNDAGAAIGTAACEMFRRGRTALEWDVYSGPRITTGTLPDGWRAEPCDERRLAALLHTEGEPVVVLSGRAELGPRALGNRSILAPATDARMKDRLNDIKNRAAYRPVAPICLEDRAPEVFAPGTPDPYMIFEHRMREGWAERVPAVVHLDGTARLQTIASTQDTDTARILTAYAEISGVPVLCNTSANLEGRGFFPDVESAARWGGTRYLWSEGTLYTNPRVE; encoded by the coding sequence ATGCTCATTTGCGGGATCAAGGCATCGCACGACGGCGGGGTCGCCGTCATCGAAGACGGCCGTCTTCTCTTCAGCTACGAGATCGAGAAGCTGAACAACGGCGAACGCTACAGCTCTCTCGGAGACCTGGAGCGCGTGACGGAGATCCTCGCCATGGAGGGGCTGTCGCCCGCCGACGTCGATCAGTTCGTGGTCGACGGCTGGTACACGAAAGACGCCGCGGGCGACACCGCCGTCAAGGTGAACGCCGGTGGCCTGCCGGTACAGCTCCGGGTCGCACCGTACCTGGAGAGCCCCGGCGACGACGGGCCGCTGCAACGTCACACCTTCAGCGGCCATGGTTTCGACAGCTACTCCGGCTACACCCACGTCGCCAACCACCTCATCGGCACGTACTGTTCGAGCCCGTTCGCCGCCAGGGGCGAGGACGCGTTCGTCGTGGTCTGGGACGGCCTCATCACGCCGCGCCTCTACCACGTGCGGGCCGCCACCCGTGAAGTGACGTTCGTCGAGGCCCTGTTGCCCATCCTCGGAGGCAGCTTCGCGGCGTTCTGCTCGCGGTTCGAGCCGTACCTGCTCAAGACCGACGACGTCACGTCGGACACCTACATCCGCCAGCACCTCTCCGTCGCGGGGAAGGCCATGGCGTACGCGGCCAAAGGCCGGGTCGAGACCGGTGCGTTCGCCGTCCTCGACGACCTCATGGCCGAGTTCCGCGACATCTCCTTCGACAAGGTGGGCGTGCTGGGCGACAAGGTCGCCGCGAACAGGGACGAGCTGATGCCGGGTCTGTCCAACGCGGACCTCATCGCCACCTACCAGGCCTACATCGGCCACCACCTGCTCGCGCGGCTCACCACGGCGGTGCGCGGCCACTCCCCGGACGGCGGCCACAACCTGGTGCTCGGCGGCGGCTGCGCCCTCAACATCAAGTGGAACACCGGGATCCGGGCCGCCGGGGTCTTTCAGGAGGTCTTCGTCCCGCCCTTCCCCAACGACGCGGGGGCGGCGATCGGAACCGCGGCCTGCGAGATGTTCCGGCGCGGCCGGACGGCGCTGGAGTGGGACGTCTACAGCGGACCCCGGATCACCACCGGCACCCTTCCGGACGGGTGGCGGGCCGAGCCCTGCGACGAACGGCGGCTGGCCGCCCTGCTGCACACCGAGGGCGAACCGGTGGTCGTCCTCTCCGGCCGGGCGGAGCTGGGCCCGCGCGCGCTGGGCAACCGGAGCATCCTGGCGCCCGCGACCGACGCGCGGATGAAGGACCGGCTCAACGACATCAAGAACCGGGCCGCGTACCGGCCCGTCGCGCCCATCTGCCTGGAGGACCGCGCGCCGGAGGTCTTCGCCCCCGGCACTCCCGACCCCTACATGATCTTCGAGCACCGTATGCGCGAGGGCTGGGCCGAGCGCGTCCCGGCGGTCGTCCACCTGGACGGCACCGCGCGGCTCCAGACCATCGCGTCGACCCAGGACACCGACACCGCGCGTATCCTCACCGCCTACGCGGAGATCAGCGGCGTACCCGTGCTGTGCAACACGAGCGCGAACCTCGAAGGACGGGGTTTCTTCCCCGACGTCGAGTCGGCGGCCCGCTGGGGCGGGACCCGTTACCTGTGGTCCGAGGGGACGCTCTACACGAACCCCCGCGTGGAGTGA
- the car gene encoding carboxylic acid reductase translates to MERRPADARRGAVAGRPSSGHVRHRYDAEITVRLAQVMAHAFERHQDRPAVGERAREFVRDARTGRVSARLLPRYETTSYRQLWSRTRAVASEWHHHPRRPLVAGDRVALLGFTSRDYATLDLACACLGAVNVPLQISAPIDNLTSILAETEPVLVAASIERLDAAAELSLRTPSVRRLVVFDYHPRAEDQAERFAAARESLAEAGRDVEVVALSAVLDRGAGLPEAPLYIPGDDEDPLAMLVYTSGSTGTPKGAIYTERLARVMWEDRSKGAATDAVAINYMPLSHVAGHFLLMNALARGASSCFTAGSDLSTFLEDLALVRPTELFLVPRVCEMLHQLYRGELDRRTSAGGDPERAATEVLSRLREDVLGGRVGVAGTGSAPLSAALTEFTEALLGIPLHNGYGSTEVMGIAADGMLQSPPVIDYKLADAPELGYFRTDAPHPRGELLVKADGIPGYYKRPELTAELFDGDGYYRTGDIVAELGPRRIAVLDRRTSVLKLSQGEFVSVAKLESIFAACPSVRQIFLYGNSERSHLLAVVVPTPDALRRYGDDRDGLQDLLSESLRRIAEDTGLQAYEIPRGLLVETEPFSQAGGLLSDQGKLLWPKLVERYGERLEQLYAEMSARETRELLELRRTGGDRPVLETVQLAARALLAGSTTEVSPSARFRDLGGDSLSAVSLSNLLHDTFGVRVPVDVVISPAHDLRQLAAYVESKRTATVTRPTFASVHGEDATETHAKDLVLGRFIDAATLDGTRHLPRPAGEPRRVLLTGASGYLGRFLTLEWLRRLAPADGRLIVVVRGEDPEAAGRRLADAFGSDDAELTRAYEELAAKHLEVLAGDIAEPRLGLDEETWERLTGEVDLIVHAGALVNHVLPYRHLFDANVLGTAELVRLSLTKRLKPFTYLSSVAVSTARRGRPLDEDTDVRAALPDRPVDDGYAGGYTTSKWAGEVLLREAHDLCELPVTVFRSTMILAHRRYTGQLNAHDMFSRLLFTLLATGVAPDSFYRTGGDEGSRAHYDGLPVDFTAASVVTLGRSTSGHRTFSLVNPHDDGISLDTFVDWLIEDGHGVERIGDYGDWLVRVEAALRNLPGAQRRYSVLPLLEGFQEPGPAVPGSDVPSDRFQEAVREDGIGPDREVPHVSRTLIRKYVTDLRRLMTS, encoded by the coding sequence CTGGAGAGACGGCCCGCCGACGCCCGGCGAGGGGCCGTCGCAGGCCGCCCTTCTTCCGGACACGTCCGCCACCGATACGACGCGGAGATCACCGTGCGACTCGCGCAAGTCATGGCACATGCCTTTGAGCGCCACCAGGACCGGCCCGCCGTCGGTGAGCGGGCGAGGGAGTTCGTGCGGGACGCCCGGACCGGGCGCGTGTCGGCGCGTCTGCTGCCGCGCTACGAGACCACCAGCTACCGGCAGTTGTGGAGCCGTACCCGCGCGGTGGCGAGCGAATGGCACCACCACCCGCGGCGCCCTCTCGTCGCGGGCGACCGGGTGGCCCTGCTCGGCTTCACGAGCCGGGACTACGCGACGCTGGACCTGGCGTGCGCCTGTCTGGGCGCCGTCAACGTGCCGTTGCAGATCAGTGCGCCGATCGACAATCTGACGTCCATCCTGGCGGAGACCGAGCCGGTCCTCGTCGCCGCGAGCATCGAGCGACTGGACGCCGCGGCCGAGCTGTCCCTGCGCACCCCTTCGGTCCGGCGGCTGGTCGTGTTCGACTACCATCCGCGCGCCGAGGACCAGGCGGAGCGGTTCGCCGCCGCCCGCGAGAGCCTGGCCGAGGCCGGACGGGACGTGGAGGTCGTCGCCCTGTCGGCGGTCCTCGACCGCGGCGCCGGCCTGCCCGAGGCACCGCTGTACATCCCGGGCGACGACGAGGATCCCCTCGCGATGCTCGTCTACACCTCGGGGAGTACCGGAACACCGAAGGGCGCCATATACACCGAGCGGCTCGCCAGGGTGATGTGGGAGGACCGGTCGAAGGGGGCCGCCACGGACGCGGTCGCCATCAACTACATGCCGCTGAGCCATGTCGCCGGCCATTTCCTGCTGATGAACGCACTGGCCCGCGGAGCCTCCAGCTGCTTCACCGCCGGCAGCGACCTGTCGACGTTCCTCGAGGACCTCGCTCTCGTACGGCCCACCGAGCTGTTCCTCGTGCCCCGGGTGTGCGAGATGCTCCACCAGCTCTACCGGGGCGAGCTGGACCGGCGGACCTCCGCGGGCGGCGACCCGGAGCGGGCCGCGACCGAGGTGCTCAGCCGGCTCCGCGAGGACGTCCTCGGAGGGCGCGTCGGCGTGGCCGGCACCGGCTCCGCGCCGCTGTCCGCCGCGCTGACCGAGTTCACCGAGGCCCTTCTCGGCATTCCGCTGCACAACGGGTACGGCTCCACGGAGGTCATGGGCATCGCCGCCGACGGCATGCTGCAGAGCCCGCCGGTGATCGACTACAAGCTGGCCGACGCGCCCGAGCTGGGCTACTTCCGCACCGACGCCCCCCACCCGCGCGGCGAGCTCCTGGTGAAGGCCGACGGCATCCCCGGCTACTACAAGCGGCCCGAGCTGACGGCGGAACTCTTCGACGGCGACGGCTACTACCGGACCGGCGACATCGTCGCGGAGCTCGGTCCACGCCGTATCGCCGTACTGGACCGCCGCACGAGTGTATTGAAGCTGTCCCAGGGCGAGTTCGTGTCCGTCGCCAAGCTGGAATCGATCTTCGCCGCCTGCCCGTCGGTGCGGCAGATCTTCCTCTACGGCAACAGCGAGCGCTCCCATCTGCTCGCCGTGGTCGTGCCCACCCCGGACGCCCTGCGGCGGTACGGGGACGACCGGGACGGACTCCAGGACCTGCTGAGCGAATCGCTCCGGCGGATCGCCGAGGACACCGGCCTTCAGGCGTACGAGATCCCCCGGGGTCTGCTGGTCGAGACCGAGCCGTTCAGCCAGGCCGGCGGTCTGCTCTCGGACCAGGGAAAGCTGCTGTGGCCCAAGCTCGTGGAGCGTTACGGCGAGCGACTGGAGCAGCTGTACGCCGAGATGTCGGCCCGCGAGACACGGGAGTTGCTCGAACTGCGCCGCACGGGCGGCGACCGGCCGGTGCTGGAGACGGTCCAGCTGGCCGCGCGGGCGCTGCTGGCGGGCTCGACGACGGAGGTGAGTCCCTCCGCGCGTTTCCGGGACCTCGGCGGCGACTCGCTGTCCGCGGTGTCACTGTCGAACCTGTTGCACGACACCTTCGGTGTCCGGGTGCCGGTCGACGTCGTCATCAGCCCCGCGCACGACCTGCGGCAGCTGGCCGCCTACGTCGAGTCCAAGCGCACGGCCACCGTGACGCGGCCCACCTTCGCGTCGGTGCACGGCGAGGACGCCACCGAGACGCACGCCAAGGACCTCGTCCTGGGCCGGTTCATCGACGCGGCGACGCTCGACGGCACCCGCCACCTGCCGCGCCCCGCCGGGGAACCGCGCCGCGTTCTGCTGACCGGCGCGAGCGGGTACCTGGGGCGCTTCCTCACCCTCGAATGGCTCCGCCGGCTGGCCCCGGCCGACGGCAGGCTGATCGTCGTGGTCCGTGGCGAGGACCCGGAAGCCGCCGGACGGCGACTGGCCGACGCCTTCGGCAGCGACGACGCCGAACTGACACGCGCCTACGAGGAGTTGGCCGCGAAGCACCTGGAAGTGCTGGCCGGAGACATCGCCGAGCCGAGACTGGGCCTGGACGAGGAGACGTGGGAACGGCTGACCGGTGAGGTGGACCTGATCGTCCACGCGGGCGCCCTGGTGAACCATGTGCTGCCCTACCGCCACCTGTTCGACGCCAACGTCCTCGGAACCGCGGAGCTCGTCCGGCTGTCCCTGACGAAGCGGCTCAAGCCGTTCACGTACCTCTCCAGCGTGGCCGTGTCCACAGCCCGGAGGGGCCGGCCCCTCGACGAGGACACCGACGTGCGCGCCGCGCTGCCGGACCGGCCTGTCGACGACGGGTACGCCGGCGGGTACACGACGAGCAAGTGGGCGGGGGAAGTGCTGCTGCGGGAGGCGCACGACCTGTGCGAGCTGCCCGTGACGGTGTTCCGCTCCACCATGATCCTCGCGCACCGCCGGTACACCGGGCAGCTGAACGCGCACGACATGTTCAGCCGGCTGCTGTTCACCCTCCTCGCGACGGGCGTGGCTCCGGACTCCTTCTACCGGACCGGCGGCGACGAGGGGTCACGGGCGCACTACGACGGCCTGCCCGTCGACTTCACCGCGGCATCGGTCGTCACGCTGGGACGGAGCACCTCCGGTCACCGGACCTTCAGCCTGGTGAACCCGCACGACGACGGCATCTCGCTCGACACGTTCGTGGACTGGCTCATCGAGGACGGCCACGGTGTCGAACGGATCGGGGACTACGGCGACTGGCTCGTCCGCGTCGAAGCCGCCCTGCGCAACCTGCCGGGGGCGCAACGCCGCTACTCCGTCCTTCCCCTGCTGGAAGGCTTCCAGGAACCGGGACCGGCCGTGCCCGGCTCGGACGTCCCGTCGGATCGCTTCCAGGAGGCCGTCCGGGAGGACGGCATCGGACCGGACCGGGAGGTGCCGCACGTGTCCCGAACCCTCATCCGCAAGTACGTGACGGACCTGCGGCGCCTGATGACCTCCTGA